Proteins found in one Bartonella krasnovii genomic segment:
- the hrcA gene encoding heat-inducible transcriptional repressor HrcA, with protein sequence MKHKPIDNELKYLDERSRDIFRHIVEAYLNDGEPVGSRNLSRLLQQTLSPATIRNVMSDLEHLGLIYAPHVSAGRMPTQSGLRFFVDAFMEAGDLPNEERENIEMQVKEAGHAQSVEHFLVQASRVLSDLSRGAGLVLATKQEGTLKHIEFVRLDREHALAVLVTQQGEVENRIVHLPEGVTHAQLTEATNFLNAHIQGRTLSEAKGEIACLCAETRAALDDLSHHLVETGLALWGGEGADHKIHLIVRGRSNLLEDVKAEEDLERLRHLFDDLETRESMAQLLDLTDEGSGVRIFIGSENKLFSLSGSSLVVAPYRDSQQRVIGALGVIGPTRLNYARIVPMVDYTAQLVSQLLR encoded by the coding sequence ATGAAGCACAAGCCTATTGATAATGAGCTAAAATATCTTGATGAGCGTTCGCGTGATATTTTCCGCCATATTGTTGAAGCCTATCTTAATGATGGTGAACCCGTAGGGTCACGCAATCTTTCGCGACTTTTGCAACAGACCTTATCACCTGCGACGATTCGCAATGTGATGAGTGATCTTGAACATCTCGGTTTGATTTATGCACCGCATGTTTCAGCAGGGCGAATGCCAACCCAATCGGGTTTACGCTTTTTTGTTGATGCATTTATGGAAGCGGGTGATTTGCCAAACGAAGAGAGAGAAAATATTGAAATGCAAGTTAAAGAGGCAGGTCATGCACAATCGGTTGAACATTTTCTTGTTCAAGCAAGCCGAGTTCTTTCAGATCTCTCTCGTGGAGCAGGGCTTGTTCTCGCAACAAAACAAGAAGGAACATTGAAGCATATTGAATTCGTACGCCTTGATAGAGAGCATGCTCTTGCTGTTTTAGTGACACAACAAGGTGAGGTTGAAAATCGTATTGTTCATTTGCCAGAAGGGGTTACCCATGCACAATTGACAGAAGCAACGAATTTTCTTAATGCCCATATTCAAGGGCGTACATTGAGTGAAGCTAAAGGAGAAATTGCTTGTCTATGTGCAGAAACACGGGCAGCACTTGATGATTTATCACATCATCTTGTTGAAACGGGATTAGCTCTTTGGGGAGGAGAAGGTGCTGATCATAAAATACACCTCATTGTTCGTGGACGCAGTAATTTGCTTGAAGATGTGAAAGCAGAAGAAGATTTAGAACGGTTACGCCATTTGTTTGATGATCTTGAAACACGTGAAAGTATGGCTCAGCTTCTTGATTTAACAGATGAAGGGTCAGGGGTCCGAATTTTTATTGGTTCGGAAAATAAGTTATTTTCACTTTCTGGTTCTTCTTTAGTCGTAGCGCCTTATCGTGATTCACAACAAAGAGTCATTGGTGCTTTAGGTGTTATTGGTCCTACACGGCTTAATTATGCAAGGATTGTACCCATGGTTGATTATACAGCCCAACTTGTGTCACAGTTATTGCGTTAA
- the thpR gene encoding RNA 2',3'-cyclic phosphodiesterase yields MDRLFSALQIPQQTTQQLVSLQNGLPNAQWINPQNFHITLSFFGEVESDTEDALRHAFDIIKLPPFMLQMKDFDVFGSENAPHSLVVRIEPCEALNLLHEKMQCIRSHLRLEPDKKEFTPHITIARLLDIKPEDLPPYLSSRSDFSFPPFDVNHFVLFSSPSPSSDAPYIVKGSWPLQR; encoded by the coding sequence ATGGATCGTTTATTTAGTGCCCTTCAGATTCCTCAACAAACAACACAACAACTTGTATCGTTGCAAAATGGCTTACCAAATGCACAGTGGATTAATCCGCAGAACTTTCACATCACTTTGTCTTTTTTCGGTGAAGTTGAAAGTGATACAGAAGATGCCCTTAGGCATGCCTTTGACATAATAAAGCTCCCTCCTTTTATGCTACAAATGAAGGATTTTGACGTTTTTGGTTCAGAAAACGCTCCACATTCTCTTGTTGTCCGCATTGAACCTTGTGAAGCTCTCAATCTTTTACACGAAAAGATGCAATGTATTCGTAGCCACTTGAGACTGGAGCCGGATAAAAAAGAATTTACACCGCATATTACTATTGCCCGATTGCTCGATATTAAGCCTGAAGACCTTCCTCCTTATCTGTCCTCTCGGAGTGATTTTTCATTTCCTCCCTTTGATGTTAATCATTTTGTTTTATTTTCATCGCCATCTCCCTCAAGCGATGCTCCATATATTGTAAAAGGAAGTTGGCCACTTCAAAGATAA
- a CDS encoding HPr family phosphocarrier protein, whose amino-acid sequence MLSKDPLPSKLSRHFNICNKRGLHARASAKFVQTVDNFNATVEVEKDGKIVGGTSIMGLMMLAASSGCNLTIRVWGPEATDALNALEKLINNNFGEEN is encoded by the coding sequence ATGCTTTCCAAAGACCCTCTCCCCTCTAAACTTAGTCGTCATTTTAATATCTGTAATAAACGTGGGTTGCATGCAAGGGCTTCTGCAAAATTTGTACAAACTGTTGACAATTTTAATGCCACTGTTGAAGTTGAAAAAGATGGAAAAATCGTTGGTGGAACATCAATTATGGGACTCATGATGCTAGCGGCTTCATCCGGTTGCAACCTTACTATTCGTGTTTGGGGGCCAGAAGCAACAGATGCCCTTAATGCTCTTGAAAAGCTCATCAATAACAACTTTGGAGAGGAAAACTAG
- a CDS encoding PTS sugar transporter subunit IIA: MIGLVLVTHGELAVEFLHAVEHVVGTQEKFATICIYPDDDIDQRRGDIIAAVTDTNTDNGVIILTDVFGGTPSNIAIPAIEKGRVEMIAGVNLPMLIKLISIRKCPDISLSDALRIAQEAGRKYINVPSMIL, encoded by the coding sequence ATGATTGGACTCGTGCTTGTAACGCACGGTGAGCTGGCTGTTGAATTTTTACATGCCGTGGAACATGTTGTTGGGACACAAGAAAAGTTCGCAACAATATGTATTTATCCCGATGACGATATAGATCAGCGCCGAGGTGATATTATAGCCGCAGTAACCGATACAAATACAGATAATGGCGTCATCATATTAACAGATGTGTTCGGTGGGACGCCATCAAATATAGCTATTCCTGCTATTGAAAAAGGACGCGTTGAAATGATCGCGGGGGTTAATTTGCCCATGCTTATTAAATTGATTTCTATTCGCAAATGTCCTGATATCTCATTATCAGACGCGTTAAGAATAGCACAAGAAGCAGGGCGTAAGTATATTAATGTACCAAGTATGATTTTATAG
- a CDS encoding response regulator transcription factor, with amino-acid sequence MKDTPTITQTIVLVDDDRNILTSLSFALETEGYRVESYTDGASALKGLTLHPPHLAIFDIKMPRMDGMELLRRLRQKSDLPVIFLTSKDDEIDELFGLKMGADDFITKPFSQRLLIERVKAILRRSNARNQPLSTGTASTSSLKRGDLVMDQERHTCTWKDKPVILTVTEFLILQTLAQRPGVVKSRDALMDAAYSDQVYVDDRTIDSHIKRLRKKFKQVDDDFAMIETLYGVGYRFHEV; translated from the coding sequence ATGAAAGATACACCAACAATCACGCAAACGATTGTACTTGTTGATGATGATCGCAATATTTTGACATCTCTATCTTTTGCGCTTGAGACAGAAGGATATCGGGTTGAAAGCTATACAGATGGAGCATCTGCACTCAAAGGTCTCACACTTCACCCCCCACATTTAGCTATTTTTGATATTAAAATGCCCCGAATGGATGGGATGGAGCTCTTGCGTCGTTTACGTCAAAAATCTGATCTTCCAGTTATTTTTCTAACGTCCAAAGATGATGAAATTGATGAATTATTTGGTCTTAAAATGGGAGCAGATGATTTTATTACAAAACCTTTCTCCCAACGTCTTCTCATTGAGCGCGTAAAAGCTATTTTGCGCCGTTCCAACGCTCGTAACCAACCTCTTTCCACAGGAACTGCTTCCACTTCTTCCCTCAAACGTGGAGATCTTGTGATGGATCAAGAGCGTCACACCTGTACATGGAAAGATAAACCTGTTATTTTAACTGTTACGGAGTTTTTGATTCTGCAAACCCTCGCACAAAGACCAGGCGTTGTAAAAAGTCGTGATGCTTTAATGGATGCTGCCTATAGTGATCAGGTCTACGTAGATGATCGCACCATTGATAGCCACATTAAACGTCTGCGTAAAAAATTTAAACAAGTGGATGATGATTTTGCAATGATTGAAACACTTTATGGTGTAGGTTATCGTTTTCACGAGGTATAA
- a CDS encoding HPr kinase/phosphatase C-terminal domain-containing protein: MKIKCEILHANCLQLGRKGLLIIGPSGSGKSTITLALLDRAEWSKREAKLISDDYTMLRVKNGKLYGYTPDDLQGGIEIRGAGLYMIEFQKQTTIDCIIFLGPEYERFSTNKTFQFEDLHIPFLKLPSLHEADCTAICQAIEAFLFRKIWHKPV, from the coding sequence ATGAAAATAAAGTGTGAAATACTCCACGCAAATTGCCTTCAACTGGGAAGAAAGGGACTGTTGATTATAGGTCCATCGGGATCAGGAAAATCAACCATCACCCTTGCTTTGCTCGACCGTGCTGAGTGGTCAAAACGTGAAGCAAAACTTATCAGTGATGATTATACAATGCTGCGTGTAAAAAATGGAAAACTTTACGGATACACGCCTGACGACTTACAGGGTGGTATCGAGATTCGTGGTGCTGGTCTCTACATGATAGAATTTCAAAAGCAAACAACTATCGATTGTATTATTTTTCTTGGTCCTGAATACGAACGTTTTTCCACAAATAAAACTTTTCAATTTGAAGATTTGCACATTCCTTTTTTAAAACTTCCCTCTCTTCACGAGGCCGATTGTACAGCCATTTGTCAAGCTATTGAAGCATTTTTGTTCAGAAAAATATGGCATAAACCCGTCTAA
- the grpE gene encoding nucleotide exchange factor GrpE: MSDEKNKFTDASFENCDLKNPADRNALKQAADEFLKTHKTEAHGGVEEESNEVDPLASLQDENKELKDQLLRLAADMENLRRRTARDVADAKAYSIANFARDMLSVSDNLNRALEAIPEGSRESDSGLKSLAEGVEMTERAMMAALERHGVQKIHPEGQKFDPHFHQAMFEIPNADVPDNTVQQVVQAGYIIGERVLRPAIVGVAKGGTKEASIETDSA; the protein is encoded by the coding sequence ATGTCTGATGAAAAAAACAAGTTTACTGACGCTTCATTTGAAAATTGTGATTTAAAAAATCCAGCTGATCGTAATGCACTTAAACAAGCAGCGGATGAATTTTTAAAAACACATAAAACAGAAGCACACGGAGGCGTTGAAGAAGAAAGTAATGAGGTTGATCCTTTAGCATCTTTACAGGATGAAAACAAAGAGTTGAAAGATCAGCTTTTACGTCTTGCTGCGGATATGGAAAATCTTCGACGCCGTACTGCGCGTGATGTAGCGGATGCGAAGGCTTATTCCATTGCTAATTTTGCACGAGATATGTTATCTGTTTCTGACAATCTCAATCGCGCTTTGGAAGCGATTCCAGAAGGTTCACGAGAAAGTGATTCTGGTTTGAAATCATTAGCAGAAGGTGTTGAAATGACTGAACGTGCCATGATGGCAGCATTAGAACGTCATGGGGTGCAGAAAATTCATCCAGAGGGACAAAAATTTGATCCTCATTTTCATCAAGCGATGTTTGAAATTCCTAATGCCGATGTTCCCGATAACACTGTTCAACAAGTGGTTCAGGCTGGTTATATTATTGGAGAAAGGGTTTTACGTCCAGCGATAGTTGGTGTGGCCAAAGGAGGAACAAAAGAAGCTTCTATTGAAACTGATTCGGCTTAA
- a CDS encoding copper chaperone PCu(A)C, giving the protein MVISIIKKITQLIFKNTIYAPLYKKVIANIVCALFVASITLPANAQQYKLGDIEILNPWARETPKGAKVSSGYFYIINHSNTPDRLVSISTDGVKTTEIHTMTVVNDIMKMEKMHNGIEIPGNGEVTLKPGGNHIMFMGFSKPFKLGDKVSAKLTFENAGTIDVDFSINAMKTTPPSKSTPAH; this is encoded by the coding sequence ATGGTGATATCTATTATCAAGAAAATAACGCAACTCATCTTTAAGAATACAATATATGCACCTCTATATAAAAAGGTTATCGCAAATATCGTATGTGCTCTTTTTGTTGCGAGTATAACCTTACCAGCAAACGCTCAGCAATATAAACTTGGTGACATAGAAATTCTTAATCCTTGGGCACGCGAAACACCTAAAGGTGCAAAAGTTAGTAGCGGTTATTTTTATATTATTAATCACAGTAATACCCCAGATCGTTTAGTTTCTATTTCCACAGACGGCGTAAAAACAACAGAAATACACACTATGACCGTTGTTAATGATATTATGAAAATGGAAAAAATGCATAATGGCATTGAGATCCCAGGAAATGGCGAAGTCACGCTTAAGCCCGGTGGTAATCATATTATGTTTATGGGATTTTCAAAACCTTTCAAGCTAGGTGATAAAGTTAGCGCAAAATTGACATTTGAGAATGCAGGAACCATTGATGTTGATTTCTCTATAAACGCTATGAAAACAACCCCTCCTTCCAAATCCACTCCTGCTCACTAA
- the lysM gene encoding peptidoglycan-binding protein LysM has protein sequence MGFFNFIKTVGEKLGMGDHEPREKDFKSAFDHFQLDTEKVNIQIEDGKAILSGEVPDRETLEKALLVVGNSQGISSVDVEQLKVIDTTFKKTSRFYEVKSGDNLWKIAEEVYGKGQGDKNIFIFEANKPMLKSPDKIYPGQVLRIPEIDPI, from the coding sequence ATGGGATTTTTTAATTTTATTAAAACCGTAGGGGAGAAGCTAGGTATGGGGGACCATGAACCAAGAGAAAAAGACTTTAAGTCCGCATTTGATCATTTTCAACTCGATACAGAAAAAGTTAATATTCAAATTGAAGACGGTAAAGCTATTTTAAGCGGTGAGGTTCCAGATAGGGAAACACTTGAAAAAGCACTTCTGGTTGTTGGCAATTCACAAGGTATCTCTTCTGTGGATGTTGAACAATTAAAGGTTATAGATACAACGTTTAAAAAAACTTCTCGTTTTTATGAGGTTAAGTCTGGTGATAATCTTTGGAAAATTGCTGAAGAGGTTTATGGAAAAGGGCAAGGTGATAAAAATATATTTATTTTTGAAGCTAATAAACCAATGCTAAAATCTCCTGATAAAATTTATCCTGGACAAGTTTTGCGTATCCCTGAAATTGACCCTATTTAA
- a CDS encoding sensor histidine kinase, with the protein MTDNSQLETLKKIAPNGISSAPFLMFTHLHLRIQRLFRQLLFSSLTRRIVILNIAALAVLVTGILYLNQFRDGLIEAKIKSLCTQGKIIAGAIAASATVDTNSILIDPQKLLELQTGESVTPTPQSIDSWDFPINPEQVAPLLRRLITPKTTRARIYDRDATLLLDSRVLYSSGDVFRYDLPPLKTEQNIWDRLTSWYSNTFYGKGIAFDREQTKNLGIAYPEVYRALNGSLATAKRRNRQGQLIVSVAVPVQRYRAVVGALLLSTTGSDIDNIVKAERLVIFKVFVVVGSVLLVLSLFLAHTIAHPLSKLSASANRVRNGNNQRVEIPDFSMREDEIGHLSTSIRDMTNALYMRIEAIERFAADVSHELKNPLTSLRSAVETLPLAKNEEAQEKLLEIIQHDVRRLDRLITDISDASRLDAELARETAEIVDMTPLLESLVHAVQEVYRNAQTIDVSLNIIPRPYGKPYLVLGHELRLGQVISNLLENARSFIPRNRGKICITMKSHASTLILTIEDNGPGIRSENIERIFERFYTDRPNEDAFGQNSGLGLSISRQIIEAHNGTITAENIIDPALGKCKIGARFIIMLPLIK; encoded by the coding sequence ATGACAGACAATTCTCAACTGGAAACTCTAAAAAAAATAGCGCCTAACGGTATATCCTCAGCGCCATTTCTTATGTTTACTCATTTACACCTTCGAATACAACGTCTCTTTAGACAATTGCTTTTTTCCAGTCTTACACGCCGCATTGTTATATTAAATATTGCTGCCCTTGCCGTTCTGGTTACAGGCATTTTATACCTTAACCAATTTCGCGATGGTTTAATTGAAGCAAAAATTAAAAGCTTATGTACCCAAGGAAAAATTATTGCTGGAGCCATTGCAGCTTCTGCAACAGTAGATACAAACTCTATCCTCATTGACCCCCAAAAACTCTTAGAGTTACAGACTGGTGAAAGCGTTACACCCACCCCTCAATCAATAGACTCTTGGGATTTCCCCATTAATCCTGAGCAAGTTGCCCCTCTTCTACGACGTCTCATCACACCTAAAACAACAAGAGCACGTATCTATGATCGTGATGCTACTTTACTTCTTGATTCGCGGGTTCTTTATTCTAGTGGAGACGTTTTTAGATATGATTTACCCCCACTTAAAACAGAACAAAATATATGGGATCGCCTTACTTCATGGTATTCAAACACATTTTATGGCAAAGGTATTGCTTTTGATAGAGAGCAAACAAAAAACCTCGGTATTGCTTATCCAGAAGTATACCGAGCATTAAACGGATCTCTTGCTACCGCAAAAAGACGCAACAGACAAGGTCAACTTATCGTTTCTGTTGCCGTTCCTGTTCAACGCTATCGTGCAGTGGTTGGCGCCCTTCTTCTTTCAACAACTGGCTCCGATATTGATAACATTGTAAAGGCCGAAAGACTGGTTATATTTAAAGTCTTTGTCGTTGTAGGTAGTGTACTCTTGGTTCTTTCGCTTTTTTTAGCCCATACAATTGCCCATCCATTAAGCAAATTATCTGCCTCTGCTAACCGAGTGCGGAATGGCAATAATCAGCGTGTAGAAATTCCTGATTTTTCAATGCGTGAAGATGAAATTGGTCATCTCTCAACCTCTATTCGTGACATGACCAATGCTCTTTATATGCGGATTGAAGCCATTGAACGCTTTGCGGCTGATGTAAGCCACGAATTAAAAAATCCCCTCACTTCTCTCCGTAGTGCTGTTGAAACCCTCCCTCTAGCTAAAAATGAAGAAGCACAAGAAAAGTTGCTTGAAATTATTCAACATGATGTGCGTCGTCTTGATCGGTTGATTACAGATATTTCTGATGCCTCTAGGCTCGATGCAGAGCTTGCACGAGAAACCGCAGAGATTGTTGATATGACACCACTTTTGGAAAGTCTTGTTCACGCCGTCCAGGAAGTATACCGCAATGCACAAACCATCGATGTAAGCCTGAATATTATCCCACGTCCTTATGGAAAACCTTATCTTGTGTTAGGACATGAGCTCCGTTTAGGGCAAGTGATTTCCAATCTTCTTGAAAATGCGCGTTCCTTTATTCCCCGTAATCGGGGAAAAATTTGCATTACTATGAAAAGTCATGCTTCAACTCTCATTTTAACCATTGAAGACAATGGCCCCGGTATTCGTTCAGAGAATATTGAACGCATTTTTGAACGTTTCTATACTGATCGACCCAATGAAGATGCTTTTGGACAAAATTCTGGACTTGGCCTTTCTATTAGTCGGCAAATCATCGAGGCTCATAATGGAACAATTACAGCCGAAAATATTATTGATCCCGCACTTGGAAAATGTAAGATTGGTGCACGTTTTATTATTATGCTTCCCCTCATTAAGTAA
- a CDS encoding non-canonical purine NTP pyrophosphatase, which produces MRSIADKRLVIATHNTGKLHEITTLVAPFGLIIQSAKELGLPEPKETGTTFEKNAYIKAFAAAKKTGLPALSDDSGLEVNALGGAPGVYTADWAIQADGTRDFPKAMQRIEDELQKVGAREKSQRKCRFISVICIAWPDTHADYFRGYVEGTFIWPPRGDKGFGFDPIFLPDGYENTFGEMSTEQKHGWQHNDIPPLSHRARAFKLLAENLLAFS; this is translated from the coding sequence ATGAGAAGTATAGCCGATAAAAGACTTGTTATTGCGACACATAACACCGGCAAATTACATGAGATCACCACCTTGGTTGCACCTTTCGGTTTAATAATACAATCAGCAAAAGAGCTTGGCTTGCCAGAACCGAAAGAAACAGGAACAACATTTGAAAAAAATGCTTACATTAAAGCTTTTGCAGCAGCAAAAAAAACAGGACTTCCTGCTCTCTCTGATGATTCAGGCTTAGAAGTCAATGCATTGGGTGGTGCACCGGGCGTTTATACAGCCGATTGGGCGATTCAAGCCGACGGTACACGTGATTTTCCAAAAGCGATGCAAAGAATAGAAGATGAACTTCAAAAAGTCGGAGCACGAGAAAAAAGCCAACGAAAATGCCGTTTTATATCCGTCATTTGCATCGCGTGGCCTGACACTCATGCAGATTATTTCCGCGGATACGTTGAAGGAACATTCATTTGGCCTCCACGGGGAGATAAAGGCTTTGGCTTTGATCCTATTTTTTTACCAGATGGATATGAAAATACATTTGGAGAAATGTCAACAGAGCAAAAACACGGCTGGCAACACAATGATATTCCTCCTCTTTCACATCGTGCACGAGCTTTTAAACTTTTGGCAGAAAACCTTTTGGCATTCTCATGA